One window from the genome of Bacteroidota bacterium encodes:
- the def gene encoding peptide deformylase, producing MILPILSYGHSILRKKCIDIDKDYPELEKIVNNMWTTLYSANGMGLAASQINHALKLFIVDSKQVYDNLEEKEREFLFPDDQGIVETFIDAKITYRSEKTWVESEGCLSIPMVREDVQRPWDIEIEYLDRQFQKQKKHFSGETARAVQHEYDHTDGILYIDHINLLKRKLLSRKLIQISEGKVDVKYKMKFVK from the coding sequence ATGATATTACCAATCTTATCTTATGGCCATTCTATCCTGCGGAAAAAATGTATAGATATTGATAAAGATTATCCGGAACTGGAAAAAATCGTAAATAACATGTGGACTACCCTGTATTCGGCAAATGGAATGGGATTGGCCGCATCGCAAATTAATCATGCCCTGAAACTTTTTATTGTCGATTCCAAACAGGTTTATGATAATTTGGAGGAAAAGGAAAGGGAGTTTTTATTTCCTGATGATCAGGGTATAGTTGAGACATTCATAGATGCAAAGATAACCTACAGGTCTGAAAAGACCTGGGTGGAATCTGAAGGATGCCTGAGTATTCCTATGGTCCGGGAAGATGTTCAAAGGCCCTGGGATATTGAAATAGAATATCTGGACCGGCAGTTTCAGAAGCAGAAAAAACACTTCAGCGGAGAAACAGCTCGTGCCGTACAGCATGAATATGACCATACCGACGGAATCCTTTATATAGACCATATCAATTTGTTGAAAAGAAAATTGTTGAGCAGAAAACTTATACAGATTTCGGAAGGCAAGGTTGATGTCAAGTACAAAATGAAATTTGTAAAGTAA